In the Methanothermobacter marburgensis str. Marburg genome, TAAATCTATTAAAATCTTATTAAAAACTTCAAATATCAAGATTTAAAAGAGAAATATTGAATTTATGTGGCCATTATTTATCGTAGGTAGGATATTCGTAAATCAATTGTCTCTTTTATCTGCTGAAAAAAACCCCTTGAAATCATGGAATACATCAAATAGGGGGGCCATGATAAAGTTTATATATTTTGGAGGTTACTATGAATTATAAACTGAATATTGAAGGGGAGGTGTAGATGGCTAATGGAAACTCTGAATCAAGCAATACACTTTATTGCATGGAATGCAGGGAGAAAATTCCGGATGGTTTTAAATTCTGCACCAGTTGTGGAGCCCCAGTTGTAAAAAATAGGGGTCTACACATTGAGGGGGAGCAGATTGCATCACACGATAATATTAAGATCTGCCCCGAATGTGGCTATAAGCTAACCCTTCAATCACGTTTCTGCACAAACTGCGGAAATAGGATCGGTACCCTGATGGTAGCCTCTAGTTGTCCCCATTGCGGTACAGATGCCAAACCCGGGCAACAGTTCTGCATTGAATGTGGCGAATCATTAGTTAAGGCGGGACCTACATCTGAGGATATAAGCAAAGCCCTGGCAATAAAAAAATCAGAAAAAGAGGAATGTGGCGAATCATTAGTTAAGGCGGGACCTACATCTGAGGATATAAGCAAAGCCCTGGCAATAAAAAAATCAAAATCAGAAAACAAAGAAGAATCGAATTATGAGAATAAACTCAAACATGAAGTCTATAAACTGGAATCCAGATTTTTTAATACCTTTGATGAGATTATTGATTCTGCAGACACTCTCCTTAAGGGAATAATTTCTAAAAGAAATTCCTTAAGGGAAAATGAATGCGGTTATATCGTGTGCGATACATGTAACAGGTACTACAAACTCAGACCATGGGATGATCCTCAGGAATTCTTAAAAAAATGTGAATGTGGCGGAACCCTCATTTTCATGGAAGAACTAAGGTGATATAATGGCTGGTGAAATAAAAAAGCTTAAATTTCTCCATCCCAGTGAATATGAGCACCCACTGGACCGAGAGGCGCTTCAAACCCTTGAAGGAACGCCTGGACTTGAAACGTTGACGCGTAAGCTATTCAAGCATGGTGTGGAGAGATACTATCGATTGCAGTACACTGGAAGCTACATAAAGGCCAATGAGAACCACTTTTCTGAGGTTCATGATATTCTTGTTGATGTCTGTAACACCCTTCACCTAAAAAAGATACCTGAACTTTATATAGAATGGGATTATAGGGTTAATGGACGTACCATAGGATCAGAAAACCCAATAATCATCTTAAAGTCAGGTGCCATCGATTTACTCACAGAAGATGAACTGCGATATGTAATTGGTCATGAGGTTGGCCATATCAAAAGTGGCCATATGCTGTACCATATCATGGCAGAGGTTATACCCATAGCGGGTGACATCATTGGCACTGCTACACTGGGAATAGGTGGACTCATAAGTACCGGCCTTGAACTGGCACTCCTCTACTGGAATAGAATGTCAGAATTCACCGCTGACAGGGCAGGACTCCTGGCATGTCAAAATGAAGATGCTGCCATAAACGCCATGATTAAAATGGCGGGAGCACCTAAAACGTTTTTCGACAGGATCGACAGAGATCAATTCATTGAACAGGCAAGGGAGTTTAAGGGGTATGATTATGATAACCTTGATAAGGTAGGGAAAACCGTCCTCATCATGGGATCAACACACCCCTGGACTGTTATGAGGGCATCGGAAATCCTTGATTGGGTTGAATCAGGAGCATACAGTGAAATTATAGAAAAACACACTGGTTCACAATTAGAAATCGATTTAAAGTGTCATAAATGCGGAACAGCTCTAACAGGTGATGAGAACTTCTGTGGGATCTGCGGATCAAGGTTGTGGGGTAGGTGAGCCCTCATGTATTCCTCCTTCTAAGGGCCCCATAAACCCCAATTATGAGCACTGATACCAGGAGAGACACCGCAAGCCATGTGTAGTCATATCCTCCCCTCATACCTGTGGGTGTCACGTTAACCATTTCAGCGGGCGGTACCACAGCCCTTGAGGGGACCTCACTCAAAGCACCTGAAACAGTGTACACAGCTGTTACAGCTGCAGTCTCCCTGACACCGCCGTGTTCACCCTCCTCAGGTGGCTTCACCGGTGAAACCCCCTGTATCATGAAGATAACTGTACTGTAGACCACGTTCACTCCATCTGTGGCCCTCACAACCAGTGTGTAAACACCCGGTGAACTTACCGGGCCCCCTGTGTAGAGTTTGCCGTTGAGTGTTGCGAACCACCCTTCAAGGTTGTCATCGGCAACTGATATGAGGGGTTTAACTGTACCGGTGTACCTTCCACCACCTGATACTCCTGTAACCCTGATAACAGGTGCCCTGCCATCGTATTTGTAGGTTGAACCGTACTGGTCTATGAGTATGCTGAAGAATTTATATACACCCGGGGTGATGTTACCGGTCCACTCTGAACCTGAGATGGGGTTTCCATCCTCATCGAGGACCTCAACGGTTATCCTGTAACTGTCTGTGTCAACCCCGAAGGCCTGTATCCTGAGCTCCCCTATACCTGCCGGTATCAACATGACCTGGGGTTCACTGTAGGGGCTGTTGTAGAATGCGCTGGCACCGAAGTCGTTGACTATTCTCTGACCCTCAGGGCGTGTGGGGTCATATCCTATCCTGCGGCCGTCAGGCGCTGTTACGAGGAGTGCCACCGGTGAATGCGCTCCAATATATATGCTTGAGGGTTTACCTGCCGTACCCACCTTTATCAGCGGCAAGAGGTTCATTATGTCTGCAGTGGATGTTAGAACCTCTGGAATGAAGTTACTGCTTCTTTTGAGGTAATCCGTCGCACGAATCTCATAACTGGCTATTGCTTTATCCCATGATTCCCTGTCTGAGGTGGGCCAGTTTCTGACTATTCTTCCTATTTTAACCATAGCATCGTAGAAGTTTCCACCTGAAGCGTACCATAGCCTTGATGCCAGAGCTGGAAGTGATGTATCATAGACCGTGACACTGTCTGAGGGTATTAACTTGAAGGTGTTAACATGACCCAGCCATGCACTATAGAAGCTGTCCTCTGCATTGGCATATGCAAGGGCAACATGTGTTGATGCATGTACATCATCCCATCTGGTGAACTTTGTTGCAAGGGCGAAGAAGACCTTGAATGTTGTTATCACCACCATACCATATGGGTTCTTTGAGATTACTTCAAATACCTTATCTCTTATTATATTAAATGACTGGACCCCAATGTGCTTGATGACCTTTAAAGCGATCTCATTCTGGATGCTGTTTATATCGGCGGATAGCATATCCTCTATTGCCTCATGGGTGCTTCCATAAGTGTATGGCAGGATGGCTTCCAGCTGGGGCCTGTAGGCTTCTGTAACCCTGAGTTGCCACATGCATTTAAATAGAAACTCCCAGAGCTCCCTCTGAAACTGCAGTTCTCCAGTTACCAGCTCCGCTATCTTAAGAACATCCTTAACCACCGTGGCCTGGAATGGTTTGCCTGCCTTCTCTGCCTGCATCTTTCTGAGCTTTTCAACAAGATCATTTACCTTGCTGGAACCTGAAATGCCCATTGAGAACCATGATAGGGCTTGCTGGACTCCTGTGAGTGTGGTGGCGGTTGATCCATCACCCAGGATCATTGCGATCATATCCTTTATGACGTCCTCATCATCTGGGATGGGGGCAGGGTTTGAGAAGAGGTAGCTGAGGAATCTGAGGGCCTCACCACTCCATGTATCTGCCCTGTCCTCAACCCATTCGGTCAGTGAGTCGCTTACAAGTTCAGAGTATCCTGGTATGAATTTGCTGTAGAATGCCTTCCTCTCGGCTGCCTGAAATATCGTATATGCAAGGTCAGGGTCCCCCAATTCATAGTAATTGTCTCCAACCTTCTTCAGGACATGTATCTGAAGCAGAGTTCCATATGTTGATTGAAGCGCTGATCCTGAGGGGAGATATGAGGGTGAGCCACCACTTCCTGCCGCCCAGAGGAGGAATATGCAGTAGTCCTCTCCGTTGTACCTGATGGTCTGCCATATTCTTGCCTCACCAATTCTTGTTTGGAATTCCCATCTGTAGGGATCTGGTTTTGGAAGTATTCTACCGTAAATTGTCCTTATATCTGATCCAATATATCCAAGGTAGTTCCTGAGACCTCCAAGTTCCTCTATGGGCGTGAAGTATCCTTTATTCGTTGAGGTGTCATAATATGCTGTACCATTTATTATTCCTCCCTGAGGGGTTCTTATCTGGAGGGTGTTGCCTGTGAAATTTCTAGGATCTAGTGGAACCTTGAAGTGGGCCCATATAGTGGGTCTAAGCGGAACATTTTCTTCTCTTGGGGATGGGTAAACACTATCCACAACTGATTTGATGAATTCAACATTGTCTATCTTTGAGGATACAGATACCGTTTTTTTCAACACAGAGCTCCAGTCTCTTATACTGCCCTGGAACCAGTTAACTGTCTCCCAGACAAATATAACTCTTATATGACCCCTGTTGAGTCCATGGGGTATCTTTAGAATGTAATTATTCCA is a window encoding:
- a CDS encoding M48 family metallopeptidase; its protein translation is MAGEIKKLKFLHPSEYEHPLDREALQTLEGTPGLETLTRKLFKHGVERYYRLQYTGSYIKANENHFSEVHDILVDVCNTLHLKKIPELYIEWDYRVNGRTIGSENPIIILKSGAIDLLTEDELRYVIGHEVGHIKSGHMLYHIMAEVIPIAGDIIGTATLGIGGLISTGLELALLYWNRMSEFTADRAGLLACQNEDAAINAMIKMAGAPKTFFDRIDRDQFIEQAREFKGYDYDNLDKVGKTVLIMGSTHPWTVMRASEILDWVESGAYSEIIEKHTGSQLEIDLKCHKCGTALTGDENFCGICGSRLWGR
- a CDS encoding zinc ribbon domain-containing protein yields the protein MANGNSESSNTLYCMECREKIPDGFKFCTSCGAPVVKNRGLHIEGEQIASHDNIKICPECGYKLTLQSRFCTNCGNRIGTLMVASSCPHCGTDAKPGQQFCIECGESLVKAGPTSEDISKALAIKKSEKEECGESLVKAGPTSEDISKALAIKKSKSENKEESNYENKLKHEVYKLESRFFNTFDEIIDSADTLLKGIISKRNSLRENECGYIVCDTCNRYYKLRPWDDPQEFLKKCECGGTLIFMEELR